Part of the Pseudomonas sp. P8_241 genome is shown below.
GATGCGGTAATCCTGTTGCAGCGGCGTTTTCAGCAGCCATAACAATCCGTGTTTTTTCGCCAGGACGAAGGTGCCCTTGCTGGTCAGCGGCTGGGGGAGGGCACGCAGGTGCTTTTCCTGGATGAAGTTGCCGTGGATGACATCGGGCCTGGCCAGTTGATCGCTCAGCTGTTGCAGGTCGAATGCGTGGGCCAGCCCAGGAATACCCAGCAACACGCAGAACACTGTAGGAGCGAGCTTGCTCGCGAAAGACCTGAGAGCGCCGCGCAGTGTCAGGTGCCCAGCGTCATCGTTAACGACCATCGCGAGCAAGCTTGCTCCTACAGGGGAACGGGGGGCGCAGAACTTCATGGCAGGGCCCTCTCAACCGCGTCAGTGAACACCTTGGGCGAAGCCAGTTGCATTTCGCGGCTGGAGATCTCGACGGCAACCTGGACCGAGACGGCACGGGTCAGGCGTTCGCCGGTGTTTTGGTCAGTGATCAGGTAATTGATCTTCAGCCTGTTTTCCCACTCCACCAGATTGGCGCGCACGTTGAGCTTCTGGCCGAATACGGCACCGCGCACGTAGCGTAATTGCAGGTCGATCACCGGCCAGGCGTAGCCCGAGTCGTTCATCGCCGTGTAGTTATGGCCGATTCGGTCCAGCAGCGCACACCGTGCGACTTCCAGGTATTTCACATAATGGCCGTGCCAGACCACGTGCATGCTGTCGACGTCGAAAAACGGCACGAGGATTTCCGTGTCGGTGTGAAGCACTCCCTTGCTACGCATGCAGCCTCCAGTGTTGTTCGGCGATACGTTGCAGGCACAGGCGCAATTCGCCTTCGAGCGCACGGTCTTCGATGACCGGCGGGAAATCTTTGCCCAAGGCCTCGTGCATGGCGGCGAGGGCGGGTGGCAGCGGTCGGGCGTCTTCGGCCTGACCGCGCAGCCAGACACCCTGATTGGCCGCCAGTAATGTTGCGGCAGCGACCTGTTCGGTCAGCTCCAGCACGCGGATGGCGTCGCGGGCAGCGATGGTGCCCATGCTCACCTTGTCCTGGTTGTGGCACTCGGTGGAGCGCGAGAACACGCTTGCCGGCATGGTGTTCTTCAACGCTTCGGCGGTCCAGGCACTGGTGCCGATCTGTACGGCTTTGAAGCCATGGTTAAGCATCGCCCGTTCGGCGCTGGCGCCGGACAGGTTGCTCGGCAAGCCGTGGTTGTAACGCTCGTCCACCAGCAGCGCGAGCTGCCGGTCCAGCAGATCGGCGACGTTGGCCACGAGGTTTTTCAGGCTGTCCATGGCGAACGCGATGTGCCCGCCGTAGAAGTGCCCACCGTGCAAAACCCGCTCGGCTTCGGCGTCGATGATCGGGTTGTCGTTGGCGCTGTTGAGTTCGATTTCAATGAACGAACGCAGCCAGTTCAGACTGTCGGCCAACACGCCGAGCACATGGGGTGCGCAACGCAGGGAGTAACGATCCTGTAGGCGGTGCAGTGGTGCGGTCGGTGCGTCGATGGCCAGATCCTTGCGCAACCAGGTGGCGACTTGCATCTGTCCCGGGTGCGGTTTGGCCGCGAACAGGCGCTCGTCGAAGTGCTCGGGATTGCCTTGCAGGGCGACCACGTTCAGCGCCGTTATACGTGTGGCCAGTTGAAGCAGATAATCGGCGCGGGCGAAAGCCAGGCAGGCGAGGCCGGTCATCACGGCGGTGCCGTTCATCAATGCCAGCGCTTCTTTCGGGCGCAGCACCAGCGGTTGCCAGCCGAGTTCGCGGTGCACATCGGCGGCTTGCCAGCGTTCGCCACGGAACATCACTTCGCGTTCGCCGGACAAGGTCGCGGCGACGTACGACAACGGCGTCAGATCGCCGCTGGCGCCCACCGAGCCTTCTTCCGGAATCAGCGGCAGAATGTCGTGTTCAAGGAACGCTTGCAGCCGCTCCAGCAGTTCCACGCGCACCCCGGACACGCCGTGGCACAGCGACTGCAAACGCGCCGCCAACACAGCGCGGGTGGCTTGCGCATCGAGCAACTTGCCCAGTCCGCAACCGTGAAAAGTGTACAGATGACGCGGCAGCGCCTCGACGTGATGCAGTGGCACCGCAACCACGCACGAATCGCCGTAGCCGGTGGTCACGCCATAGATCACACCTTCCTTGTCCAGCAGGGAATCAAGGAATCGCGCACCCTTGGCGATGCGCTCGCGGTACGCGGGATCGCTTTGCAACTGCGTTGGCACCTTGCGGTTGGCCAGGGCCAGCACATCTTCGATGCGCAAAGGGCGTTCGCCGAAGATTACCGGCTCAAGCGTTGGCGTCGTCATCGGTCTTCCAGAAAGGATAAAAGTTGAACCATTGTTGGGGCGCTTCGAGACAATAGTGGCTCAGGCGTTCGGCATAGCGCGAAGCCCACTGATGAATGACCTGCTCTCGGTCGCTGCGTTTCCAGATGATCGCCTGCGCGAACGGTTCTATCGTCAGGCGATAGCCACCGTCGGGCTTCTTCAGGCACATCAGCAGATTGACCGGGCATTTCAACAGACCGGCCAACAGCCACGGGCCCTGGGGGAATTTTGCCGGGTGACCGAGGAAGCCCACGGTTACGCTGCGCCCGCCATGCAAAGGCACGCGGTCGCCGGCAATCGCCAACCATTCGCCGCGCTCCAGGCG
Proteins encoded:
- a CDS encoding acyl-CoA thioesterase, with the translated sequence MRSKGVLHTDTEILVPFFDVDSMHVVWHGHYVKYLEVARCALLDRIGHNYTAMNDSGYAWPVIDLQLRYVRGAVFGQKLNVRANLVEWENRLKINYLITDQNTGERLTRAVSVQVAVEISSREMQLASPKVFTDAVERALP
- a CDS encoding outer membrane lipoprotein carrier protein LolA, translating into MKFCAPRSPVGASLLAMVVNDDAGHLTLRGALRSFASKLAPTVFCVLLGIPGLAHAFDLQQLSDQLARPDVIHGNFIQEKHLRALPQPLTSKGTFVLAKKHGLLWLLKTPLQQDYRITAQGIARRDVHGWQMLPGKSAGTEQNRLFLAVLQGDSSGLQRDFELSLSGDAQNWQLTLVPRSLLLKQVFNQINIAGSDLVHSIELLETQGDSTLLRMQDSTSTQPLSDAEQHDFAE
- a CDS encoding HAL/PAL/TAL family ammonia-lyase, which translates into the protein MTTPTLEPVIFGERPLRIEDVLALANRKVPTQLQSDPAYRERIAKGARFLDSLLDKEGVIYGVTTGYGDSCVVAVPLHHVEALPRHLYTFHGCGLGKLLDAQATRAVLAARLQSLCHGVSGVRVELLERLQAFLEHDILPLIPEEGSVGASGDLTPLSYVAATLSGEREVMFRGERWQAADVHRELGWQPLVLRPKEALALMNGTAVMTGLACLAFARADYLLQLATRITALNVVALQGNPEHFDERLFAAKPHPGQMQVATWLRKDLAIDAPTAPLHRLQDRYSLRCAPHVLGVLADSLNWLRSFIEIELNSANDNPIIDAEAERVLHGGHFYGGHIAFAMDSLKNLVANVADLLDRQLALLVDERYNHGLPSNLSGASAERAMLNHGFKAVQIGTSAWTAEALKNTMPASVFSRSTECHNQDKVSMGTIAARDAIRVLELTEQVAAATLLAANQGVWLRGQAEDARPLPPALAAMHEALGKDFPPVIEDRALEGELRLCLQRIAEQHWRLHA